ATAGTTAGTATAAGCTTGTTGATTTTGCCAATATCACCATTTTTGATTTTTATTTATACTAGGGACGGAAGAACTATTTTGCCAACATCATTTTTGATGATTATAGCTATTAGGATAATAGGGAATTACGTTGCAAGGGATTAAAATATGTAGGTATTATTAAGTGAGAAGCTTACATAAAAAATTAAATTTTATGAAGTTGTAAGTTGTTTTTTCTGGATAACGAAAAGAATTAGATGTAGAAATAGAAAAAATAAAGGATAAAATAGGTTTCAATACAGGAGGACAAAATGAGCGAAGATAAAGCAATGTCAAAAGCAGAGGAACTAAATAAAAGAGGAATAATATTCATACAAAAAAAACAAGGTGATGAAGCTTTAAAATATTTTAATAGAGCAATAGAAGCGGATTCGAATTTTAAAGATGCATATTACAATAAGGCTTTAGTATTTCTTGCGTTAGAGAAGGTTGATGATGCCATTAAGACTATAGACAGCGTACTTATAAAAAATCCTAATGAAGGAGAAGCATACTTTGAAAAAGGAAATATTCTTTTCTACTACAAAAGTGATGTTAAAGGTGCTGTGGAACTATATAACAAGGCAATGTATTTTGGAATAAAAAATGAAGTCATATACTATAACATGGCACAATGTATGGAAGCTACAGGAGAAAGAGAAGATGCAATAAAGTGGCTAGACAGAGTAATAATAATAGATAATAAAAGCATAGAAGCCATGACAAAAAAAGCAGAAATATTAATTGATATGAGAAGATATGAAGATGCTATAAGTTGTTATGATGGAATTTTAAAGCTTCAAGCGGATAATGAAGGTGCATATCACTTTAAAGCAGTATTACTTGGAGAAACTAATAAAGTAGAACAAGCCTTTGAAACCTTAAAAGCAGGAGAAGAAATATTAGGCAAAAGAGAGCTACTTGAGTTTGATAAATGCCTTTTATATGAAAAAGAAAAGGATTTAGAAAAAGCTTTAAACGCTATAAATGCGGGACTTGAAATAAATGATAAAAGCACACTATATCTATCTAAAAAAGCTTCATTATTAATATTACTAGAAAAAATAGAAGAAGCTAAGGAAGTATATGATAGCATAATTGAAATAGAACCTAATGAAATGGAAGCATATTTTTCAAAAGCAAGTTTACTTATGATGAATAAGGAAAATGAAGCAGCCTTTGAACTTTATGAAACTATAATAGGAAAATCTGACGAAGAAAATCCATATAGAATAAATTCTTACTATTATAAAGCCTTGTGTTTAAAAAATGAAAATAGATTAGAAGAAGCTAAGGAAGCATATGAAGATGCTATAGGAAAATACAACCTTTTAATAGTTAAATATCCTTATGATCATCAATTACATTTATTAAAGGCAAATTCTTTAAGGGATATACAAAAATACACTGAAGCAGAAGAACTTTATGAATATATTTTAGATTTAAATAATAATTTAAGTGAAGTTTACTTAATGAGAGCAAAAAATAGATTGGGTCTGGAAAAAGAAGATGAGGCTAGACAAGATGTTAGACTTGCATTAAAAATGACTCCAGGCTTTAAAGCGGTTGTTGAGTTGGATGAAGAGTTGAAGAAACTGATTTAATGAAGAAATATTTTATAAAAAGTAGGAGAGAGAAAGATGGCACTAAATAGAGATGATATATCAATAGACGTTTCCAATATTAATAGTACAATTACATTATTAAATAGAATAGTGACTGATGAAAGCAATGGAAACAGCAAATTAAAAGCAGCAGCCAAAAGTGTTAGTGAGGATTTAAAATGCAGTTCATCAGCTACCTTGGTTGATAAAATGAATAAATGCACAACAGATGTAAACAGCCAAATTGAAAGTTTAAAGAATAGTATTGCTGGAATAAAACAAATAGTAGGCGATTTTGAAGAAGCAGATAGAAAAATTGCACAAAGCGAAAAATTAAATACTACTGTGATTTATAGATAATAAAGTTAGTGGGTGAATAAACTATGAGTGCAAATTATGATATTAAAATAAATATGGAGGCTTTACAAAGCGCCATAAATGAATATAAGAATTGTAAAACTACTCTAGAAAATCTACTTAAAGAATTAGAAAGTGGACTTAAAGCTTTAGAGTCAACAGAATGGAAAGGAAAAGCTAAAGAGGCTTTTGTAAATGCACAGTTTCCAGATTTTAAAGATGGTATGCAAAAACACTGTGAGATGATTGGTGAGCTTATAAAAGAACTTCAGGCAACATCTTCCGAATTTCAAAAATTGGATAACGATTTAAAAAGTGATTTTTCAAAAGATAGTTAGAATACATAAAAATAAGGGAGTTAATACAAATGAAAATGAAAAAGAATAAAGTAAAAATGTTAGCAGCAGCATTAGGAGTAGCAATTATAGTAGGACTAACAGGATGCAGTGGGAAGTCTATAAAAGACATCACTTCAGGTAAAGAATATACTTATGAAAAATTCTCAAAAGTTAAAACAGGAATGACCTATGAGCAAACAGAGAATATACTCGGAAAAGGAAAGTTAAGTTCATCAGATTATGGAATTAAAATATATAAGTGGACAAACAAAGATTCATCAGAAATACAAGTAAGCTACGGAACAGACAAGAAAGCAACTACAAAAAGTGAAACAAATCTTGAAGATAATTCAGTAAAGGTTACAAAAGCTGATTATGATAAAATAGACGGAAAGCAAAAGTATGAAGATATAAAATCGTTATTAGGTGGAGAAGGAACAATCACAGAGGTAACAGATTCAGGTAATGGAAATAATAATACGTATATATGGGGAAATAAAAAGAACGGATACATAAAAGTTTCTTTTGTACAAGGCTATGCATCATTTAAATCAGGACAAGGACTTAAATAAAAAAATAAATTAAACCTTGATAAAAGTAAATAAAAAATAGAATTAATCCTTCTGTAGTTTACAGGAGGGTTAATTTCATTTTGTTAACGAAATGAGCATATGAAAAAATAATGTTTAATGGAGAAAAATAAAATGAAAAGAGAAGTAAGATATATAGAAGAAAAACCCGTTTTCCTTGTTAGATTTATTTTGCTTACAATTTTTATAACTGCTTTTATTATAAGCTGCACATATATGAGTATAGAAGGAATTATTACACCTAGACCCAATGGACATCCTATTATTTTAGAATTAACATTAGTTATATCATTATTTATAATTTGGCCAATCTTAAATATATTCTCAAGTTGTAAGTATGAAGTTATTTTACGTAAAGATGAGCTTGAGTACACAGGATGGATAAATAGAAGAATAGTAAAGTATGAAGATATAAAATTAATAAAAAGTACAGACGTAGTTTTACAGTCTCCATACGGAAAAGGCTATGATGAAAAAAGACAGTTTGTGCAAATAAAATTAAAGAGAGGACGGCAAATAAAAATTTTGTTAAATCCCAATAAAGAAAAAATTGATAAATTTCATGTGGATTTGATGAACTTTATACATAAGGATATAAAGTTTGAATGTAAATTTATTTTGTTTGTAAGAGGGTAGGAGTTAGAGAAATGAATAAGGAAATAAAATATTTTACTGAAAGAAATGGATTTATGATTAAATTCTACATAAT
The Clostridium felsineum DSM 794 DNA segment above includes these coding regions:
- a CDS encoding tetratricopeptide repeat protein, with product MSEDKAMSKAEELNKRGIIFIQKKQGDEALKYFNRAIEADSNFKDAYYNKALVFLALEKVDDAIKTIDSVLIKNPNEGEAYFEKGNILFYYKSDVKGAVELYNKAMYFGIKNEVIYYNMAQCMEATGEREDAIKWLDRVIIIDNKSIEAMTKKAEILIDMRRYEDAISCYDGILKLQADNEGAYHFKAVLLGETNKVEQAFETLKAGEEILGKRELLEFDKCLLYEKEKDLEKALNAINAGLEINDKSTLYLSKKASLLILLEKIEEAKEVYDSIIEIEPNEMEAYFSKASLLMMNKENEAAFELYETIIGKSDEENPYRINSYYYKALCLKNENRLEEAKEAYEDAIGKYNLLIVKYPYDHQLHLLKANSLRDIQKYTEAEELYEYILDLNNNLSEVYLMRAKNRLGLEKEDEARQDVRLALKMTPGFKAVVELDEELKKLI
- a CDS encoding WXG100 family type VII secretion target, yielding MSANYDIKINMEALQSAINEYKNCKTTLENLLKELESGLKALESTEWKGKAKEAFVNAQFPDFKDGMQKHCEMIGELIKELQATSSEFQKLDNDLKSDFSKDS